GCCGTGTTTTGTAAGTTTTCTTTCTGCAGAATATGCCCACAGAtcccactctctgtctgtatgtctgtctgtttgtccggcaaacaacaatgaagggccaggccaggcctgaACCGGGGGCCAGGCCCTCACCGCATTCTTTTGTTATGTTGGCAATTCTTTTCgttgtctgtttgtgtgttcaGTTTTCAGTTGGCCAAAAGGGTTTTCTGCTCGTACATTTTTGCATACCCCAAAACATCTCAATGGGGGAAGTGGTTTTACCTTTTGTGTAGAGCCTTGCTCATCTTTCGAATCGCGGGCTTACAGCTTACATTTCACACCTGTTGTCATTTTTCTTACCCTCGTTGCTCCATTTgtaaagggagagagagccacGCACTCGCGGGCTGACATGTAGCTGGCAAGTTGACAGCCTAAATAGCTCAAGAAAAGGGTTGAGgatctccctctctttcgctctatCTTTTCTTTGCTCCAGATGTTGTCTGCTATAGATTACACATAATTCTTGTGCATATCTAGAACTAAGTAGTTCTAggttaaaataaaagcaattgtTCAGCCGCAATGTGAGAGAGGAAAGGGATGACTCGCAGAAAGAACAGCTGGCCAATTGGAATAAATACCGAGTGTGTAAGGAACATAAGTTAGTCTTAGAGTAATGGAAATAATTTGTCTCACATTTGTAGATGTTATTCGGGAAAGTTTTTATTGATCTTAGTACTAAAAGAATAACGCCTCCCGTTTTCCACACTTATTAAACTCTCGCGAAACATTTCCAGACAAATTTCCCTTagttttcataaatttattgaACCAAAAACCGATGTCAAAGAAAGTCCATTGTTCGTGGTTTTAATAAAGCCAACTATATTCATTAAGGGAACTCTCATGATCCAAATTACTGCCATACTCATGTCAAACTGCGAGTGCGAGAcgcaacatttcaatttgcctGCGCCTAGAGCAAGTAGTCTCTCGTCCCATCCATCAAACCATGAACTGAATTTCACTTTCGAGATACAAATGCGACGATAGACTCGAAGACTGATTCGAGTCACTGCCATTTACTGCCATTGCGAGTGCAGCTCGGTACTTAGTGGGCTTTCAGTTTTCAAATCAGACGGCGGAAGCCTACGTTTAAAGTCAACACATGGGAGACGCCATCTGGTGATTAGACGCTTCAGCGCCAACCCCCATCCGGGAGAGCCCAGAGTGCCCGGGAGATCCCAACCATACGACAATACAGTTTATATTACAATTCCCTATGTCGAATGGAGTGTTTTGGCGACGCTTCGTTGCATTTTCTTGAGCGCAAGCAGCAAATGCACTGTGCAAAATTATGGTTTGAAACTCGGGACTAAGGTGAATTTACTTACAAGGTGATGTCTTCACTACAGGGATGTACATTTCGGACACCAATAGCTAGCATGagtggtgaataagttattgGTCCTCCCCAGGGGATTTTACTTAAAAGGTGTCAGTAAATTTCTCTTGCTCGGGACTTCTACAGGAATCCGCGTGGGACTATAGCGATAGGCTTCAATCAATCCATTACAGTTTCGCCTTTGTATTTTCTCAGTGCATTGGAAATATGGGAGGGGACGGGCCTGCCGCGTTTGGCATGTCATGGCTTCAGTGGGGCGACAAATGCTCATTTCACTTTCTATCAGCGTCTGGCGGCAGTCTAATGGAAGTTTAATTATGCCACAATGACGGCGTGCCCTCGCCTGTCGCATAAATTACATTGTACAATGAATGCCTTGatttatagttttttgtaTCCATCCAAACAatttttagtttcatttttatttcgctAATGCCTTGCCcattttttaatgtatttgcAGCTCCGAGAGGTCGTAGACACCACttaaaaaagataaaaaaggaaacgaaaaacaaaccTAAGACAAGGCAAAACAAGGAACCGACTCAAAAATGTCCGgcaatcaacagcagcaacaaagccaGCAGAAGACAttaaccacaacaacaacagcaacagcagcagcaacaacaaacggaaCAACAACTTTGAACaataatttgataaaaacaaatagcGTTGACAAAATTATAAGCAAAACAGCGACGCAGGCAAttaacaagcagcagcagcagcaacagcagcaacaaccaagaCGCTCTTTGTTggcaccaacagcagcgggaacattacagcagcaacagcagtcagTGCCACACTCAACTCAACAACAAAGCGTAACGACAGCGggaaagaagcagcaacagcagcagcagcagctacagcaacagcaacagcaacaatcacaTCAATTGCAGACTGTGGCCACCATTCATCAGCCACACagcacgcagcagcaacagcagcagcaacatcatcatcagacaTTGACTTCTCGCTTGCCCATCCAGCAGCAATCCACTAAAGAATTGCCTAATCTTGCAacacatcaacagcagcagcagcagcatcaacggCGCAGCTTCTaccagttgcagcagcagcagcaacatcaaccgCACTCCCTTCGCAGTCCCAACCTTAAGGCAACAGCACCCGCACACTCCATACCGCCTAGATACCAGCCACCGCCGCAGCCAGGCACGGGCATACTGAAGCCACATTTGCCCATTAAATATCCGCCGGATATACCGCAGCTATCCAACATCTACATACCAGACTCGctcaagcaacagcagcagcagcagcagcagcatccacaggcAACACGCTATCTGCAACATCCGGCCATCATTAAGGGAGGAGCCGCACAGGATATGCTGAAATTTGTACGCAAACCGGAACAGGAACATCCATCGCCCAATGCCTCGGTCACGTCCAGCGGCACTGGCATACCCACGACCAACGGGGCTGGCGGTCGACTGACTGTGGAGCAGAATCGCCAGCTGCAGTCGCTGGTCAATGAGCTGCGCACGCTCAAGGAGCAGAATCAGCGACTGCTGGACGACAACCAGGAGCTGCGAGATCTGTGCTGTTTCCTCGACGATGATCGGCAAAAGGGACGCAAGTTGGCCAGGGAATGGCAACGTTTTGGCCGCTACACGGCCAGCGTGATGCGCCAGGAGGTGGCTGCCTATCAGGTGAGTGGAAAGACAAGATTGAAAAGGGAATTTAGAGCTAATGTGTGGCATCTTTCTTGCAGAACAAACTGCGTCAGTTGGATgacaagcagcaggagctaaTCACGGACAATCTGGAGCTGAAGGAGCTCTGTCTGTACTTGGACGAGGAGCGTGCCCATGTGGCGGCCAATGCGCTGTGCGCCGGCTGCGGCGCGGCCACCAGGAATGCTTTGCgcgacgatggcgatggctcCAGCTCGAGCACCCAAGCGGATGAGACCATCACTGCCTTGCGGAACTATGCTGAGCAGCGGCAACTGCCCCAGGTGAGCAGCCACATAAAGATGAAGCCGCCGAAAGACTCTCGCTATAATGTGACTCATGTGCAGGATCTACGTCATGCCCACACGCTGAACGATCAGACGCTTCAGTAT
The sequence above is a segment of the Drosophila subobscura isolate 14011-0131.10 chromosome U, UCBerk_Dsub_1.0, whole genome shotgun sequence genome. Coding sequences within it:
- the LOC117901220 gene encoding putative uncharacterized protein DDB_G0271606 codes for the protein MSGNQQQQQSQQKTLTTTTTATAAATTNGTTTLNNNLIKTNSVDKIISKTATQAINKQQQQQQQQQPRRSLLAPTAAGTLQQQQQSVPHSTQQQSVTTAGKKQQQQQQQLQQQQQQQSHQLQTVATIHQPHSTQQQQQQQHHHQTLTSRLPIQQQSTKELPNLATHQQQQQQHQRRSFYQLQQQQQHQPHSLRSPNLKATAPAHSIPPRYQPPPQPGTGILKPHLPIKYPPDIPQLSNIYIPDSLKQQQQQQQQHPQATRYLQHPAIIKGGAAQDMLKFVRKPEQEHPSPNASVTSSGTGIPTTNGAGGRLTVEQNRQLQSLVNELRTLKEQNQRLLDDNQELRDLCCFLDDDRQKGRKLAREWQRFGRYTASVMRQEVAAYQNKLRQLDDKQQELITDNLELKELCLYLDEERAHVAANALCAGCGAATRNALRDDGDGSSSSTQADETITALRNYAEQRQLPQDLRHAHTLNDQTLQYVRSLERRIQQLEEERTTPTAHLQQQQQQSMPTPQAATPTPQPATATATAPAKSAPSPHQQEINTTSSQQQQQQQQQQAAVAAAAAAAAAAAAIQLPEPIAGRPEAVVRALQVLEVREQLERDRLGNLAGSALDQMDDGEKALVREMCNVVWRKLEGSPHGPAALEPL